Proteins from one Bifidobacterium sp. ESL0732 genomic window:
- a CDS encoding FmdB family zinc ribbon protein, protein MPTYHYRCKNCGYDFTEQQSFSDDPITVCPKCGKEQVRKVYSAVPIEFKGHGFYRTDKGGSSSSSKK, encoded by the coding sequence TTGCCTACTTATCATTACCGTTGCAAGAACTGTGGATACGATTTCACCGAGCAGCAGTCATTCTCCGACGACCCCATTACCGTCTGCCCGAAATGCGGCAAAGAGCAGGTGCGCAAGGTCTATTCCGCGGTTCCCATTGAGTTCAAGGGACATGGCTTCTATCGCACCGATAAGGGTGGCTCGTCGTCTTCGTCGAAGAAATAA
- a CDS encoding SAF domain-containing protein, with translation MNLFHHADKQSLSLKKPTLRQRRTMRQTRTILAAVCAGMAVFFALQSISSSIATKSAVVTTHAIKRGQTIRADDLKTVRVADSPALANVFSANDDVKGLVAQVDIEMGSVIARPMARASPVIGHGLTAIDVKVSGSLSGLVPGDKISLVGSAGCSAVPNSPARNPSANQQPGDDSAAASPAGTNDSEEGDTPREQPETDQNGTSSNSYPNDAAGVTSNEATPAQSDGQTCTLVRLAMVTGKPHHDDGGNVTAQLAMPPQDAARIMAVQERMPIMAAKL, from the coding sequence ATGAACCTTTTTCATCACGCAGACAAGCAAAGCCTGAGTCTGAAGAAACCGACGCTCAGGCAACGACGCACCATGCGACAGACGCGCACCATACTTGCGGCAGTATGCGCCGGCATGGCCGTTTTCTTTGCGTTGCAGTCGATTTCCAGCAGCATCGCCACCAAATCCGCGGTCGTGACGACCCATGCCATCAAACGGGGCCAGACCATCCGAGCAGATGATCTCAAAACAGTACGAGTCGCGGATAGTCCCGCGCTGGCGAATGTGTTCAGCGCCAACGATGATGTGAAAGGACTGGTCGCGCAAGTGGACATCGAGATGGGTAGCGTCATCGCTCGGCCCATGGCTCGGGCCTCGCCGGTGATCGGGCACGGATTGACCGCCATTGATGTCAAAGTCAGCGGGTCTCTAAGTGGCCTGGTTCCCGGAGACAAGATCTCGCTTGTCGGTAGCGCCGGATGCAGCGCTGTGCCAAATTCGCCGGCTCGAAACCCATCCGCAAACCAACAGCCGGGAGACGATTCAGCGGCTGCAAGTCCGGCCGGTACCAACGATTCGGAAGAGGGAGACACACCAAGAGAACAGCCTGAAACTGATCAGAACGGAACCAGCAGCAACAGCTACCCAAATGACGCTGCCGGGGTCACGTCAAATGAAGCGACGCCTGCACAATCCGATGGACAGACCTGTACGTTGGTAAGACTTGCGATGGTCACCGGCAAACCGCACCACGACGATGGCGGCAACGTCACCGCTCAACTTGCCATGCCACCGCAAGATGCCGCACGCATCATGGCAGTGCAGGAACGCATGCCCATCATGGCTGCCAAGCTCTAG